A DNA window from Salvelinus fontinalis isolate EN_2023a chromosome 28, ASM2944872v1, whole genome shotgun sequence contains the following coding sequences:
- the LOC129826334 gene encoding tetratricopeptide repeat protein 28-like, with product MEKQATFKEKFSIFGSRTVGSAARLVAEEEEGRCGLSKAEFMERVQQSNEACQRGDFQAALSLYGDALRADPQNCILYSNRSAAFHKLGCYQAALDDAVKARLLNPKWPKVSLSEPPTAS from the coding sequence TTTTCGATCTTCGGCTCCCGGACAGTTGGCAGTGCGGCACGGCTTGTGGCTGAAGAGGAAGAGGGCCGATGTGGCCTCAGCAAGGCAGAGTTCATGGAGAGAGTTCAGCAGAGCAACGAGGCGTGCCAACGCGGTGACTTCCAGGCTGCCTTGAGTCTCTATGGCGACGCCCTGCGAGCCGACCCACAGAACTGCATCCTCTACAGCAACCGCTCAGCAGCCTTTCACAAACTGGGATGCTACCAGGCTGCCCTGGATGACGCTGTCAAGGCCCGTCTACTCAACCCCAAGTGGCCCAAGGTGAGTCTGTCTGAACCACCCACTGCATCTTAA